The following proteins are encoded in a genomic region of Bacillus sp. FJAT-22090:
- the recF gene encoding DNA replication/repair protein RecF (All proteins in this family for which functions are known are DNA-binding proteins that assist the filamentation of RecA onto DNA for the initiation of recombination or recombinational repair.) — translation MYIERLELKDYRNYDSIQLDFSSKINVFIGENAQGKTNLMESLYVLSMAKSHRTANDKELIRWEADYGKIKGDIQKKYGRLPLELLLSKKGKKAKVNHLEQTKLSNYIGQLNVVMFAPEDLYLVKGSPQVRRRFLDMEIGQISPVYLHDLLQFQKILKQRNHILKQHQGKSLLNDVMFDVYTEQYIDAAIKVIQKRYQFMELLQKWAEPIHLGISRGLEKLTVSYQTSSGIHAEWTESEMKEFLEKKLFESQKRELDRGITLTGPHRDDLQFFVNDYDVQTYGSQGQQRTTALSLKLAEIELIKQEVGEAPVLLLDDVLSELDDYRQSHLLNTIQGDVQTFVTTTSVDGLTHETIQQAQLFHVEQGAVVIK, via the coding sequence ATGTACATTGAACGATTAGAATTAAAAGATTACCGTAATTATGATTCAATTCAATTGGATTTTTCCTCTAAAATTAATGTCTTTATCGGAGAAAATGCGCAAGGAAAAACAAATTTAATGGAATCTCTTTATGTTTTATCAATGGCTAAGTCTCATAGAACAGCTAATGATAAAGAATTGATACGCTGGGAAGCAGACTATGGTAAAATAAAAGGTGACATTCAAAAAAAATATGGTCGTTTACCTTTAGAATTATTATTATCAAAAAAAGGTAAAAAAGCTAAAGTTAACCACCTTGAGCAAACGAAGCTTAGTAATTACATTGGACAGTTGAATGTCGTTATGTTTGCTCCAGAAGATTTATACTTAGTAAAAGGTAGTCCACAAGTCAGAAGACGATTTCTTGACATGGAAATCGGACAAATTTCCCCTGTTTATTTACATGATTTACTTCAATTCCAAAAGATATTAAAACAACGCAATCATATTTTAAAACAGCATCAAGGGAAATCACTGTTAAACGATGTCATGTTTGATGTATATACAGAACAATATATAGATGCAGCTATAAAAGTTATTCAAAAAAGATATCAGTTCATGGAATTATTACAAAAATGGGCTGAACCAATTCATCTTGGTATTTCTAGAGGTCTTGAAAAGTTGACCGTTTCCTATCAAACATCTTCTGGTATACATGCAGAGTGGACTGAAAGTGAGATGAAAGAATTTCTAGAAAAGAAATTATTTGAAAGCCAAAAAAGAGAACTTGATAGAGGCATAACCCTTACTGGTCCTCATCGAGATGATCTTCAGTTTTTTGTTAATGACTACGATGTACAAACATATGGATCTCAAGGACAACAGCGTACAACTGCATTATCGTTGAAGCTTGCGGAAATTGAATTGATAAAACAGGAGGTAGGTGAAGCTCCTGTTTTATTGCTGGATGATGTTTTGTCTGAATTGGATGATTATAGACAGTCACATTTGTTAAATACTATACAAGGTGACGTTCAAACATTTGTTACTACTACAAGTGTAGATGGTCTTACACATGAAACGATTCAACAAGCACAATTGTTTCATGTGGAACAAGGAGCAGTCGTAATAAAATAA
- the gyrB gene encoding DNA topoisomerase (ATP-hydrolyzing) subunit B: protein MEEKELESHYDADQIQVLEGLEAVRKRPGMYIGTTSSKGLHHLVWEIVDNSIDEALAGYCDHIIVTIEKDNWIRVEDNGRGIPVDTQEKMGKPAVEVIMTVLHAGGKFGGGGYKVSGGLHGVGASVVNALSEYTEVYVKRDGKIHRIKFERGDVISPLEVIGESEENGTTTRFKADAEIFTETTVYEFDILAHRVRELAYLNRGLQITIADEREGQEKSIKYHYEGGIKSYVEDLNKSKEPITEEAIFVEGEKEGISIEIAMQYNAGYSSNILSFANNINTYEGGTHESGFKTALTRIINDYARKNGLLKEADTNLSGDDVREGLTAIVSVKHPDPQFEGQTKTKLGNSEVSTITNSLFSEGFDRFLLENPQVARKIVDKGLMAARARVAAKKAREFTRRKSALEVSSLPGKLADCSSRVPAESELYIVEGDSAGGSAKSGRDRHFQAILPLRGKILNVEKARLDRILGNAEIRAMITALGTGIGGEFTLEKARYHKIIIMTDADVDGAHIRTLLLTFFFRFMRPLIEAGYVYAAQPPLYQVKQGKHVEYCYNDEQLKEILDRLPKTSKPNIQRYKGLGEMDADQLWETTMDPDVRTLLQVNLDNAMEADAVFEQLMGEDVEPRRQFIEENAVYVKNLDI from the coding sequence ATGGAAGAAAAAGAATTAGAATCACATTATGATGCTGATCAGATACAAGTGTTAGAAGGACTAGAAGCTGTTAGAAAACGTCCGGGTATGTATATTGGTACAACTAGTTCAAAGGGACTTCACCATCTTGTATGGGAAATCGTTGATAACAGTATTGACGAAGCACTTGCAGGTTATTGTGATCATATTATTGTTACAATAGAAAAAGACAATTGGATTCGAGTAGAAGACAATGGACGAGGTATCCCTGTCGACACACAAGAAAAAATGGGTAAGCCTGCTGTTGAAGTTATCATGACTGTTCTCCATGCTGGTGGTAAATTTGGCGGTGGAGGCTATAAAGTATCCGGTGGACTACATGGTGTTGGTGCTTCTGTTGTAAATGCACTTTCCGAGTATACAGAAGTATATGTTAAGAGAGATGGAAAAATTCATCGTATTAAATTTGAACGTGGAGATGTCATTTCCCCATTAGAAGTTATCGGAGAATCCGAAGAAAATGGAACAACAACACGATTTAAAGCGGACGCTGAAATTTTTACAGAAACAACTGTGTATGAATTTGATATTTTGGCTCATCGTGTTCGTGAATTGGCTTATTTGAATCGTGGATTACAAATTACAATTGCGGATGAAAGAGAAGGCCAAGAAAAGTCCATTAAATATCATTATGAAGGCGGAATAAAATCATACGTAGAAGATTTAAATAAATCAAAAGAACCTATTACAGAAGAAGCAATATTTGTTGAGGGTGAAAAAGAAGGAATCTCTATTGAGATTGCTATGCAATATAATGCGGGATATTCATCTAATATATTATCTTTTGCAAATAATATTAATACGTATGAAGGTGGAACACACGAGTCAGGATTCAAAACAGCCCTTACTCGTATCATCAACGACTATGCTAGAAAAAATGGTTTGTTAAAAGAGGCAGATACCAATTTATCAGGTGATGATGTTCGTGAAGGACTAACTGCGATAGTATCTGTTAAGCATCCAGATCCTCAATTTGAGGGACAAACTAAAACTAAGCTAGGAAACTCAGAAGTTAGTACTATTACGAATAGCTTATTTTCCGAAGGATTTGATCGATTTTTATTAGAAAATCCTCAGGTTGCTCGAAAAATAGTCGATAAAGGCTTGATGGCTGCAAGAGCTCGAGTTGCCGCAAAAAAAGCTCGTGAATTTACAAGAAGAAAATCAGCTTTAGAAGTTTCAAGTCTACCTGGGAAATTAGCGGATTGTTCATCTCGTGTTCCTGCAGAAAGTGAACTGTACATCGTAGAAGGTGACTCTGCCGGTGGATCAGCAAAATCAGGACGAGATCGTCACTTCCAAGCTATTTTGCCATTACGTGGGAAAATATTAAACGTGGAAAAAGCACGTTTAGATAGAATACTTGGAAATGCTGAAATTCGAGCGATGATTACTGCATTAGGTACTGGAATAGGCGGAGAATTCACTTTAGAAAAAGCCCGTTACCACAAAATTATTATTATGACCGATGCTGATGTCGATGGAGCTCATATTCGTACTTTATTACTTACTTTCTTCTTCCGTTTTATGAGACCTTTAATCGAGGCAGGTTATGTATATGCTGCACAGCCACCTTTATATCAAGTAAAACAAGGGAAGCATGTAGAATATTGCTATAACGACGAACAATTAAAAGAAATTTTAGATCGTTTACCTAAAACATCGAAACCAAATATTCAACGATATAAAGGTTTGGGTGAAATGGATGCAGACCAACTTTGGGAAACGACAATGGATCCAGATGTTCGTACATTGCTTCAAGTAAACTTAGATAATGCCATGGAAGCTGATGCTGTATTTGAACAATTAATGGGTGAGGACGTAGAACCAAGACGTCAATTTATAGAAGAAAATGCAGTGTATGTGAAGAATTTAGATATTTAA
- the dnaA gene encoding chromosomal replication initiator protein DnaA, producing MEHLEELWAKVLSEVEKKTSKPSFETWLKSTKLLSYKGETVTIAAPNSFARDWLENHYIHLIAGILTELTGNELLISFVVPKNQDFDDFEVPKPKVPSNNGDQPDFSPGMLNSKNTFDTFVIGSGNRFAHAASLAVAEAPAKAYNPLFIYGGVGLGKTHLMHAIGHYVQEHNPNAKVVYLSSEKFTNEFINSIRDNKTIEFRNKYRNIDVLLIDDIQFLAGKESTQEEFFHTFNALHEESKQIVISSDRPPKEIPTLEDRLRSRFEWGLITDIAPPDLETRIAILRKKARADGLDISDDVMAYIANQIDSNIRELEGALIRVVAYSSLINKDINTELAAEALKNIMPNARPRIITILDIQKVVGEHFHIRLEDFSAKKRTKSIAFPRQVAMYLSRELTDFSLPKIGEEFGGRDHTTVIHAHEKIARMLKDDANLQDDLKQIKSILGR from the coding sequence ACATTTAGAAGAACTATGGGCTAAAGTTCTCTCTGAAGTAGAAAAAAAGACATCCAAACCTAGTTTTGAAACCTGGTTAAAGTCAACCAAGCTACTTTCATATAAAGGAGAAACAGTAACGATAGCTGCTCCTAATTCATTTGCAAGGGATTGGCTTGAAAATCATTATATTCATCTAATTGCCGGAATATTAACAGAGTTAACAGGAAATGAACTACTTATTTCATTTGTTGTTCCTAAAAATCAGGATTTCGACGACTTTGAAGTTCCTAAACCGAAAGTTCCTTCAAATAATGGAGACCAACCTGATTTTTCACCTGGTATGTTAAATTCAAAAAATACATTCGATACTTTTGTCATTGGATCTGGTAACCGTTTTGCACATGCTGCATCACTGGCTGTAGCAGAAGCACCGGCAAAAGCATATAATCCTCTATTTATATATGGAGGAGTAGGATTAGGTAAAACCCACTTAATGCATGCGATTGGTCATTATGTTCAAGAACACAATCCAAATGCAAAAGTGGTTTATTTATCTTCTGAAAAATTTACAAATGAATTTATTAACTCTATTCGGGATAACAAAACAATCGAATTCCGCAACAAATATCGTAATATCGATGTGCTTTTAATAGATGATATTCAATTCCTTGCAGGAAAAGAATCAACTCAAGAAGAATTTTTTCATACTTTTAATGCTTTACATGAAGAATCAAAACAAATTGTTATTTCAAGTGATCGACCTCCAAAGGAAATCCCAACACTTGAGGATCGTCTTCGTTCCCGATTTGAATGGGGTTTAATAACTGATATTGCACCACCAGACTTAGAAACAAGGATTGCTATTTTGCGTAAAAAAGCACGAGCAGATGGATTAGATATTTCGGATGATGTAATGGCTTATATTGCAAATCAAATTGATTCGAATATTCGAGAACTTGAAGGGGCTCTAATACGAGTAGTGGCTTATTCTTCTCTTATAAATAAAGATATTAATACGGAATTAGCAGCAGAGGCACTTAAAAATATAATGCCAAACGCTCGTCCACGAATAATTACAATCTTAGATATACAAAAAGTGGTTGGAGAACATTTTCATATAAGGTTAGAAGATTTTAGTGCTAAAAAACGAACTAAATCTATTGCATTTCCTCGACAGGTTGCTATGTATCTCTCGAGAGAGCTTACAGATTTTTCTTTGCCTAAAATAGGAGAAGAATTCGGGGGACGTGATCACACGACTGTGATTCATGCTCACGAGAAAATTGCTCGTATGTTAAAAGATGATGCAAACTTACAAGATGACCTTAAACAAATAAAATCTATTTTAGGACGTTAA
- the dnaN gene encoding DNA polymerase III subunit beta produces the protein MKFDIARDSLLEGLNNVMKAVSSKTTIPILTGLKLEVLDKGLYITGSDSDITIQTFIPVEKNGEQIIRITETGSIVLQARVFNEIVRKLPTNDVEIEVTNQFQTHIRSGKSEFNLIGLDASEYPLLPQIEENHQFFIPSDLLKSIIKETVFAVSTSESRPVLTGVNWVVKDGELHCVATDSHRLARRKTAVKDLPNEEYTVVIPGKSLNELNKILEETSSEVAIVITPQQILFKTEDVLFYSRLLEGNYPDTSRLIPSEYKTTIIVNGKSLLQAIDRASLLAREERNNVVRFTTIGQGLVEVSSNSPEIGNVEEQIQAESIEGEELKISFSAKYMMDALKAIDGQDIKILFSGAMRPFVLKSVHDDSILQLILPVRTY, from the coding sequence ATGAAATTCGATATAGCAAGAGATAGTTTGTTAGAAGGATTAAATAATGTAATGAAAGCAGTAAGTTCTAAAACAACTATTCCAATATTAACTGGGTTAAAATTAGAAGTTTTAGATAAAGGACTTTACATTACCGGAAGTGATTCAGATATCACCATACAGACATTTATTCCTGTAGAGAAAAACGGAGAACAAATTATACGGATTACAGAAACTGGTTCCATTGTTTTACAAGCAAGAGTCTTTAATGAAATTGTACGTAAACTTCCAACAAATGATGTAGAGATTGAAGTAACAAACCAATTTCAAACACATATACGATCAGGTAAATCTGAATTTAATTTAATTGGACTTGATGCATCTGAATATCCATTACTTCCACAGATTGAAGAGAATCATCAATTTTTCATCCCATCTGATTTATTAAAATCAATTATTAAAGAGACAGTGTTTGCTGTATCAACTTCTGAAAGTCGACCTGTACTTACTGGTGTTAACTGGGTAGTAAAAGATGGGGAACTTCATTGTGTAGCGACAGATAGTCACCGTCTTGCTAGAAGAAAAACAGCTGTCAAAGACTTACCTAACGAAGAATATACTGTGGTTATTCCAGGTAAAAGCTTAAATGAATTAAACAAAATCTTAGAAGAGACTTCTTCAGAAGTAGCAATCGTCATTACGCCACAACAAATTTTGTTTAAAACGGAAGATGTTTTGTTTTATTCTAGATTACTTGAAGGAAACTATCCGGATACTTCCAGATTAATACCTAGTGAATATAAAACGACGATTATAGTAAACGGTAAATCATTATTGCAAGCAATTGATCGTGCTTCTTTACTCGCTAGAGAAGAAAGAAACAATGTAGTTCGTTTTACAACGATTGGACAGGGTCTGGTTGAAGTATCATCCAATTCACCGGAAATCGGAAATGTAGAAGAACAAATTCAAGCGGAGTCAATTGAGGGAGAAGAATTAAAAATTTCCTTTAGTGCAAAATATATGATGGATGCATTAAAAGCAATTGATGGACAAGACATAAAAATTCTGTTTTCAGGAGCAATGAGACCTTTTGTATTGAAGTCGGTACATGATGACTCCATCCTGCAACTTATATTACCAGTAAGAACATATTAA
- the yaaA gene encoding S4 domain-containing protein YaaA — protein sequence MEEIRFDSEFITLGQLLKMTDAIDSGGMAKWFLSENIVYVNGEVDQRRGRKLRNKDIVNIPGVGRFQMVGPENGD from the coding sequence TTGGAAGAGATTCGTTTTGACTCAGAATTTATCACACTTGGTCAATTATTGAAAATGACGGATGCAATAGATTCGGGTGGAATGGCTAAGTGGTTTTTAAGCGAAAATATTGTTTATGTAAATGGTGAAGTGGATCAACGAAGAGGACGTAAACTTCGAAATAAAGATATAGTGAATATTCCAGGAGTAGGAAGATTCCAAATGGTTGGACCAGAGAACGGGGATTGA
- the gyrA gene encoding DNA gyrase subunit A, protein MSEIPNKGVKGINISQEMKTSFLDYAMSVIVSRALPDVRDGLKPVHRRILYGMQELGNTPDKPHKKSARIVGDVMGKYHPHGDSSIYEAMVRMAQDFSYRYMLVDGHGNFGSVDGDGAAAMRYTESRMSKIALELLRDINKNTIDYKDNYDGQEKEPVVLPSRYPNLLVNGASGIAVGMATNIPSHNLGEIIDGVLALSENPAITIEELMSIIPGPDFPTGGIILGRSGIRRAYETGRGSVLIRAKVEIEQKASGKEVIIVTELPYQVNKARLIEKIAELVRDKKIDGITHLADESDRNGMRIVIEVRKDANSNVLLNNLYKQTALQSSFGVNMLALVDNQPKVLNIKEMLYYYLEHQKVVIRRRTQFELNKAEDRAHILEGLRIALDHIDEIIALIRASQTGEEAKNGLMEKFNLSERQAQAILDMRLQRLTGLERDKIEEEYNSLVKLIEELKFILANEYRVLEIIREEITEIKDRYADKRRTEIVAGGAEVLEDEDLIPVENSVLTLTNKGYIKRLPANTYKSQKRGGRGVQGMGTNEDDFVEHLLYTSTHDTILFFTNKGKVYRARGFEVPEYGRTAKGLPIVNLLGIERDEQVTAMIRMASFEEDNYFIFTTKHGVTKRSPVSGFAHIRANGLIAISLRDEDELIAVRLTDGNKQIIIGTRQGKLVRFEETDIRSMGRTASGVRGVRLKDDDYVVGMEIIEPGQEILVVTENGYGKRTPESEYRLQSRGGMGVKTCQITEKNGPLCAVKAVDGTEDLMLITINGMLIRMDVNDISVTGRSTQGVRLMRLAGDELIATVAKVKKEDDEEIGEEDSINEVETEDSINEVEESSIEENE, encoded by the coding sequence ATGTCGGAAATACCGAATAAAGGTGTTAAAGGGATCAATATTAGTCAAGAAATGAAAACTTCCTTCCTTGATTATGCAATGAGTGTAATTGTATCCCGTGCATTACCAGATGTTCGTGACGGCTTAAAACCCGTTCATCGTCGAATTTTATATGGTATGCAAGAATTAGGGAATACACCGGATAAGCCTCATAAAAAGTCTGCTCGTATAGTAGGAGACGTAATGGGGAAATACCATCCACATGGTGACTCCTCTATTTACGAAGCGATGGTACGTATGGCTCAAGATTTTAGTTATCGTTATATGTTAGTAGATGGCCATGGTAACTTTGGGTCTGTTGATGGAGACGGAGCAGCTGCCATGCGTTATACAGAATCTCGTATGTCTAAGATTGCACTAGAGTTGTTGCGAGATATCAATAAAAACACAATCGACTATAAAGATAACTATGATGGCCAAGAAAAAGAACCAGTAGTATTGCCTAGTAGATATCCAAACTTGCTTGTAAATGGTGCTTCAGGGATTGCAGTAGGGATGGCAACTAATATCCCTTCTCATAACTTAGGAGAAATAATTGATGGAGTTCTAGCATTATCTGAGAACCCTGCAATTACCATTGAAGAGCTAATGTCTATTATTCCAGGTCCTGACTTTCCAACTGGTGGTATCATTTTAGGGCGAAGTGGTATTCGTCGCGCTTATGAGACAGGTAGAGGATCAGTTTTAATTCGTGCTAAGGTTGAAATTGAACAAAAAGCTAGTGGTAAAGAAGTAATTATCGTTACAGAATTACCGTACCAAGTAAATAAAGCACGCTTAATCGAGAAAATCGCAGAGCTCGTTCGAGATAAAAAAATTGATGGCATTACCCATTTAGCAGATGAATCTGACCGTAATGGTATGCGAATTGTTATAGAAGTTCGAAAAGATGCTAACTCAAATGTATTATTAAATAATTTATATAAACAAACTGCCCTACAATCTAGTTTTGGTGTAAATATGCTAGCACTTGTAGATAACCAACCAAAAGTCTTAAACATAAAAGAAATGCTTTACTACTATCTTGAACACCAAAAAGTAGTTATTCGTCGCCGTACACAATTTGAGTTAAATAAAGCTGAAGATCGAGCACATATTTTAGAGGGTTTACGTATTGCGTTAGATCATATTGATGAAATTATTGCATTAATTCGAGCTTCTCAAACAGGAGAAGAAGCGAAAAATGGACTAATGGAGAAATTCAATTTATCTGAACGACAAGCTCAAGCAATCCTGGATATGCGTTTACAACGTTTGACTGGTTTGGAACGTGACAAAATTGAAGAAGAATATAATTCATTAGTTAAATTAATTGAAGAGTTGAAGTTTATATTAGCAAATGAATATAGAGTACTTGAAATTATTAGAGAAGAAATTACAGAAATAAAAGATCGTTATGCCGATAAACGTAGAACTGAAATTGTTGCAGGAGGAGCAGAAGTTTTAGAGGATGAAGACTTGATTCCAGTTGAAAATTCTGTTTTAACTTTAACAAATAAAGGGTATATTAAACGATTACCTGCAAATACGTACAAGAGTCAAAAACGTGGTGGCCGTGGAGTTCAAGGGATGGGTACGAACGAGGATGATTTTGTAGAGCATCTATTGTACACATCTACCCATGATACAATCTTATTTTTCACTAACAAAGGTAAAGTGTATCGTGCAAGAGGGTTTGAAGTTCCTGAATACGGAAGAACAGCGAAAGGATTACCGATTGTTAACTTGCTAGGTATCGAAAGAGATGAACAAGTTACAGCGATGATCCGAATGGCATCATTTGAAGAGGATAATTATTTCATCTTCACGACTAAACATGGTGTAACTAAGCGATCTCCTGTTTCTGGTTTTGCTCATATTCGAGCAAATGGATTGATTGCTATTTCCTTACGTGACGAAGATGAGCTGATTGCTGTACGTTTAACAGATGGAAACAAGCAGATTATTATCGGAACACGTCAAGGAAAATTAGTTCGATTCGAAGAAACAGATATTCGATCAATGGGAAGAACCGCTAGTGGTGTTAGAGGTGTTCGACTAAAAGATGACGACTATGTAGTAGGTATGGAAATTATTGAACCTGGTCAAGAAATTTTAGTTGTAACTGAAAATGGTTACGGAAAACGTACACCAGAATCCGAATACCGTTTACAAAGCCGTGGTGGAATGGGCGTTAAAACCTGTCAAATCACCGAAAAAAATGGCCCATTATGTGCGGTTAAGGCAGTAGATGGAACAGAAGACTTAATGCTAATTACTATAAATGGTATGCTCATTCGTATGGATGTTAATGATATTTCTGTAACAGGCAGAAGCACTCAAGGTGTCCGATTAATGAGATTAGCAGGAGATGAGTTAATAGCAACCGTAGCTAAAGTGAAAAAAGAAGATGATGAAGAAATAGGAGAAGAGGATTCTATAAATGAAGTGGAGACCGAGGATTCCATTAATGAAGTAGAAGAATCATCAATCGAAGAAAATGAATAA
- a CDS encoding HD-GYP domain-containing protein, whose product MNTLDYILENLEELRLGSTIAEDILVNTKTPIIRKDTKILREHIQVLRAFNINKVPVTIDNMFNRSDEEIMRLNDEKAKKTIIENNAPEIKTNFAQLYNDAVSNYHKEFLAWESGMKVDVARLRYIIMPLVERASADRQSLFYLNNYSTKEKYIAHHSIAVGILSGAIAKKLNYSNGEIIQIATAGLMADTGMAKVNSKIRDKKSHLTEADFSEIKKHTIYSFQMIKDSPLLKPEMKLAIFQHHERLDGSGYPKGEKMENVSIYSQIIAVADVFHAMTSERIYRAKSSPFKVLEMIKEEEFGKYNIQVVNALISLVGAVPISTRVLLSNGEIGEVVFLHRDSPFRPMIRLTENGEIIDLNAKRSVYIEALV is encoded by the coding sequence GTGAATACATTGGATTATATATTAGAGAATCTAGAAGAACTAAGATTAGGCAGCACAATTGCGGAAGATATCTTAGTAAATACAAAGACTCCTATTATTCGAAAAGATACGAAAATATTGAGAGAGCATATACAAGTATTACGTGCTTTTAATATAAACAAAGTTCCAGTAACTATAGATAATATGTTCAATAGATCTGATGAAGAGATAATGAGACTAAACGATGAAAAAGCCAAGAAAACTATAATAGAAAATAATGCACCAGAAATTAAAACAAACTTTGCTCAATTATATAACGATGCCGTTAGTAATTATCATAAGGAATTTTTAGCATGGGAATCTGGAATGAAGGTTGATGTAGCTAGGCTACGATATATCATTATGCCTTTAGTAGAAAGAGCATCGGCTGATCGACAATCTCTTTTTTATTTAAATAACTATTCTACAAAAGAAAAATATATTGCTCATCATTCTATCGCTGTAGGGATACTTTCTGGTGCGATAGCAAAGAAGTTAAACTATTCTAATGGTGAAATTATTCAAATAGCAACTGCCGGTTTAATGGCTGATACAGGTATGGCAAAGGTAAATTCAAAAATTAGAGATAAAAAGTCTCACTTAACAGAAGCGGATTTTTCAGAGATTAAGAAGCATACAATTTATAGTTTTCAGATGATCAAAGATAGTCCATTACTTAAACCTGAGATGAAGCTTGCTATTTTTCAACATCACGAAAGATTAGATGGTAGCGGATATCCAAAGGGTGAAAAAATGGAAAATGTATCGATTTATTCACAAATAATTGCTGTTGCCGATGTTTTTCATGCAATGACATCCGAAAGGATCTATCGAGCAAAAAGTTCTCCTTTTAAAGTATTAGAAATGATTAAAGAAGAAGAGTTTGGTAAGTATAATATTCAAGTTGTAAATGCTTTAATATCTCTTGTAGGTGCAGTACCTATTTCAACTCGAGTACTTTTATCGAATGGAGAAATAGGAGAAGTAGTTTTTTTACATAGAGATTCACCATTCCGACCGATGATTCGATTAACTGAAAATGGTGAGATAATTGATTTAAATGCAAAACGATCGGTTTATATTGAAGCACTTGTATAA